The sequence GGTTACAGACCTCTACAGTACTCCCCTGGATCCTACAATGAACAAATGTTTAAGGTCTCTTGAaagttaaattctttttagctATGCTTGCTCTTATAAATCTTCAAAAGTCGCAATCTTGCTTAATTATCTCGATTTTTAtctgtttttccttttacaATTTGTAAAGGGGCTGGATTTTGTTATAGCTGAGGCTAGAAGTTATGGGATCAAGCTCATTCTGAGCTTTGCTAACAACTATGATAGCTTTGGAGGGAAGAAGCAGTACGTAAACTGGGCAAGAAGTCGAGGGCAGTATCTGTCATCTGATGATGATTTCTTCAGGCACCCCGTTGTCAAGGGTTACTACAAGAACCATATAAAGGTCAGAGTCCTTTCTCCCTAAACTAACTTTTCTTTCTCAGATTTCAGATTTGATCTGTTTTTATGTTGATCGTGTATAGTATCTGTATGCAAATGGATTCCTCTTTTTTCCCTCGTAGGCGTTCGTggcatgaatttcttcaaatttgtgTAATAGATTGAAGAATCAGAAACTTGCCCTGTTTTTCTGTCTGTTATGTTCTTAAAGTTTGAATGGTGTTTCCACAAAAGAATTAACTTGGTCATTAAGAAGCATTTCTGGACCTCTTCTGTTTATGAGACGTGAGATGGTTATTAAGTCAGTTATTAACTTGTCTTAGATTACATTTTGTTTTGCAGACTGTTCTTTATAGATACAATAGCTTTACTGGAATTCGTTACAAAGATGATCCAACAATCATGGCATGGGAGCTTATGAACGAGCCTAGATGCACATCAGATCCTTCTGGAAGGACTATTCAGGTTCATTGACCTCCCCTCTTCttgttgccttttctttttttcttcgctACCAGTACTAAACCTAGAGCCTTACCTTGTAGTTGTACGCTTCATTATTATAGTAACTAGGGCATTCTAGCTCTGGTTTACTTCCAACTGGCCTTTATGGATCCTTAGCATGCCCCCTCCAAGTTTCATTGATTGCGTTTCAATTTGCACCTCAATTTTCTTGGTCCGCCTTGATTAGTGAACATTTGgctaaaaaaaaggtttaggtATCACCAGTAAATGACCTTTTACTTTTAGCCCCACCTTAGTAAGGGTAAGCCTTAATGAATTCTAGAGTTGCCAGAGCATTTAAGGTAAGCCTTAATGAATTCACTGATCTCATTTAGAATGGTATACAATTGCACAAAATCCATGCTTACTGTTGGTCTCTGTGCTTGTTGATATAGGCTTGGATAGCAGAAATGGCTTCCTTTGTGAAGTCAATTGACAGAAATCACTTGCTGGAAGCTGGGTTAGAAGGATTTTACGGACCTTCAACACCACAGAGGAACAGTCTCAATCCTGGTTTGAAGATAGGAACAGACTTCATAGCAAATAACCGCATCCCTGGAATTGATTTTGCAACAGTCCATGCTTATCCTGATCAATGGTAACTACTACCTAATAAGAACTTAAGCGTTTGCTATATACTCAAGAGAATCATATAGCGTTACGAAAGAGATCTATGACCTTTATATTGAGTCCTTGCGGAGCCAATACTGGTTAAAAACTCAGTAGCCGCACCAAAATGGCTAAATTAAGTAACAACGCCTTAATTAGCCACACcgaatcttttttttatcttacacgTTTTTTATGCTTGAGCAGGTTATCCAGCTCTAATGATCAAAACCAGCTTTCTTTCTTGAACAATTGGCTGGATACCCACATACAAGATGCACAAAACATTCTTCGAAAACCAATTCTTATTGCAGAATTTGGAAAATCTTGGAAATACCCTGGTTTCAGCACATACCAGAGAGACCTATTGTTCAATACCGTGTACTACAAGATATACTCATCGGCTAAAAGAGGAGGTGCAGCTGCTGGAGGCCTGTTTTGGCAACTTTTAACTGAAGGAATGGACAATTTCCGCGATGGTTATGAGATAATCTTGGGGCAACCTTCCTCAACTGCAAATGTGATAGCTCAACAGGCACACAAGCTTTATCAAATTCGAAAGGTTTTTTTGAGGATGAGAAACGTGGAGAGGTGGAAGAGGGCAAGAGCCACTAGGGCTAGGAGGGTTCATTGGCGGGGTGGAAATGGAGGCAAGCGAATAGGAAACTGAAAGGATCGTGCCTTGCATGTGTGAAAACGGTGCCGAAGTACAAGCTGTTGTGTTTTGAGTGTAATCACAGTAAGGTTCTGTGGAAATGGCTCCTCTCTTAGAGATGAGTGTTTTCGTCCAGGAGAGTAATCAAGTCAAACACAGTAGTATTATTATACGAGAGCAACTGCTCAGTGTCTGTATTTTGATTCTTAAGACTTTATTTTCATGGAAGGTATTGCAAAGACAGGCCTGATCAGGTCCAGTTACATCGTTGATTGCCTGTCTTTTATATGCTGTCATTGTTAAGGATGTTTTTGGACCGAGTTCCCTCTAAAGAAAGGGGATCCTCTCCACGCTTAAAATGATGGCCAGACAACTCATAAAAGTGATCGTTgaaatggtaataaaaacaagCCCAACTCACTCTACTCTACTCCTTCAAGCTCTCGCTCTCCCAAGCACCATCGTTATCCTCCTCCTGCTTGAGAGCTTTTTTGTTCTCCGCCATGTTTTGCTACCCTTCACACGGTTCATGATAATCTGCTGCTTCAGGTGGTCAGGCCTCGGCAGTTGGCAGGAATTAAGAAGGCATGCTCCCCTTGTTTAATTGTTGTTTCTTGATAGTttagatgacaaaaaaaaactgtataAAACCATAAAGCTTCGGAATTTTATTTGTCGGATCTTGTTTGGGCTCTAATATTGGGACATAAACTAGAGAGTTAATCAACTCTGCCCAAAAATGGGACATTGACTCGAGAGTTAATCTCTTCCTTCCTCCTCTCCTCTTCTCTCCTTACCTTGCCCCATGACACCCttggatgaattttattttatttatttgtttgtttgaatgTTCTTGCTGTGTAAAAAAAATGGGCTAAATTCCCCAAAACTAACCATAGTTTTGGGTCAAACAAGATTTAGCCCttcagatttaattttattaactaaaattgTGCTCCTGCAGAGCAAGGCTAGACCACACTAAACTAGAGAAAAATGTCATTCTATGCAGGCAAGCATATCTAGTCATATTCTATAGGACGTAAAGTTTTATCAAAGAGAAATCAGGTTAGGGCCTTTCAAAACACTAAAATCAGAACAAATTATGCAAGTTATAGCTTTGAACCATGTTCGGATTGCAGAAAaactctaaaagaaaaaaaaaattatatcaacatATAAGTCCAAACTAGCCCAAATGACCTAATAACACAAAATTCCGAAACAGTAAAATCGCTAGTACGATGAAATTTGACATTTTCTACAATCTATTTTACTAGGATCACAACTAATTGTGGTTTTACATAAGTTTTGAATGTTTAAAGCGACCAACCTTTTTTAATAACTACGTGATCCAACATATACCAGTACTCCCCACACATTGACAGTATCACCATGTGTCAATTTCATTTCACAATCTATGAATCCATGTTTTGTTTGGTCAATAGCTCGATAGCAACAAGCTGTATGGCAGTAACAACATGTACCTTTCTATATCCAGTTTAGTACATTGATGCATAATGCAAACGAACATCGAAACTCACCCCGGGCTAATAACATTAATGTATAGGTTAGTATCCAAA is a genomic window of Populus alba chromosome 5, ASM523922v2, whole genome shotgun sequence containing:
- the LOC118029996 gene encoding mannan endo-1,4-beta-mannosidase 7, with amino-acid sequence MTHLALALLLVVLIHQGCFHFHVEAGDGFIRTRGVHFLLNGSPYYANGFNAYWLMYTASDPSQRPKVSAAFREAASHGLTVARTWAFSDGGYRPLQYSPGSYNEQMFKGLDFVIAEARSYGIKLILSFANNYDSFGGKKQYVNWARSRGQYLSSDDDFFRHPVVKGYYKNHIKTVLYRYNSFTGIRYKDDPTIMAWELMNEPRCTSDPSGRTIQAWIAEMASFVKSIDRNHLLEAGLEGFYGPSTPQRNSLNPGLKIGTDFIANNRIPGIDFATVHAYPDQWLSSSNDQNQLSFLNNWLDTHIQDAQNILRKPILIAEFGKSWKYPGFSTYQRDLLFNTVYYKIYSSAKRGGAAAGGLFWQLLTEGMDNFRDGYEIILGQPSSTANVIAQQAHKLYQIRKVFLRMRNVERWKRARATRARRVHWRGGNGGKRIGN